One Tamlana carrageenivorans genomic region harbors:
- a CDS encoding IS4 family transposase produces the protein MTNITLFSQIISKLDRSSFSKLVKAKGIDKHQKGFNSWTHLVSMLFCQFAKSQSVRDISNGLRSATGNLNHLGIQKASSKSTISYQNKHRDWTLYRDYYYVLLKSFGQHPHLKRVKFKIKSKIFLLDSTTISLCLSLFDWAKYKTHKGAVKMHTLLDYDGNLPHYVNISDGKTADNKGAYDIPLISRSVIVADRFYNDFSLLNVWDSNQVFFVIRHKENIQFKSIKEKELPENRHHHVLKDEIIELTGAKSKTKYPKKLRRIAVWDDKNNQEIELITNQMSWTANTISQLYKARWDIEIFFRDIKQQLHIKSFIGTSENAVMIQIWTALITILILKALKANPKYNWYLSNLVAFIRLNLFVKVDLQKWIDSPFNEQPPPKQNYTQGVLF, from the coding sequence ATGACAAATATAACATTGTTCTCTCAGATAATCTCCAAATTAGACCGTTCTAGTTTTTCTAAACTTGTAAAAGCCAAGGGAATAGATAAACATCAAAAAGGATTTAATAGTTGGACACATTTAGTCTCCATGTTGTTTTGTCAATTTGCAAAAAGTCAATCCGTCCGAGATATAAGTAATGGACTTCGCTCTGCCACAGGAAACCTTAATCATTTAGGCATACAGAAAGCATCTTCTAAATCAACGATAAGCTATCAAAACAAACATCGAGACTGGACGCTTTATCGAGATTACTACTATGTTCTTTTAAAAAGTTTTGGACAGCACCCTCACTTAAAACGTGTTAAATTCAAAATTAAATCCAAGATATTTCTATTAGATTCTACAACGATAAGTCTATGTTTAAGTCTCTTTGATTGGGCAAAATACAAAACCCACAAAGGAGCTGTAAAAATGCACACCTTGCTTGATTATGATGGTAATTTACCGCACTATGTAAATATTAGCGATGGTAAAACAGCAGATAATAAAGGAGCTTACGATATTCCTTTGATTAGCCGTTCGGTTATTGTCGCAGATCGATTTTATAATGATTTTTCGTTACTTAACGTTTGGGACAGCAACCAAGTGTTTTTTGTAATTAGGCACAAAGAAAACATCCAATTTAAGAGTATTAAAGAAAAAGAATTGCCAGAAAATAGACATCATCATGTTTTAAAAGATGAAATCATTGAGCTAACAGGGGCTAAATCAAAAACAAAATACCCAAAGAAGCTACGTAGAATAGCTGTATGGGACGATAAAAATAACCAGGAAATAGAACTTATTACCAACCAAATGTCTTGGACAGCAAACACAATTAGCCAACTCTACAAAGCTAGATGGGATATTGAGATATTCTTTAGAGACATCAAACAACAGCTACATATTAAATCGTTTATAGGAACTTCTGAAAATGCCGTAATGATACAAATATGGACGGCTCTTATTACTATACTCATCCTAAAAGCCTTAAAAGCAAATCCAAAATATAATTGGTACTTGTCCAATTTAGTAGCTTTTATAAGACTTAACCTTTTTGTCAAAGTGGATTTGCAAAAATGGATTGATAGCCCTTTTAACGAGCAGCCTCCCCCCAAACAAAATTATACACAAGGGGTTCTTTTTTGA
- a CDS encoding T9SS type A sorting domain-containing protein: MNGGVTYASDGGVGGQERFAGYTWNGVGNHVFNNGNRKNISLHITDYDASNPNVGDQLYITFSRVGFNNGSLGWGNDMVTDLLTVTSSEFVAGEAIVTVDIPAGTVPVDQTAGYENGYLWVLQIVGSNADGNTYINYVVDIEEEILNAKSFNKNKLSAIYNASTEAIVINDINIVGDYAIYDLTGRSVLNGVISNKISVATLNSGLYILSTESGTLKFVK; the protein is encoded by the coding sequence ATGAACGGGGGTGTTACTTATGCGTCAGATGGAGGTGTGGGTGGACAAGAAAGATTTGCTGGTTACACCTGGAATGGTGTAGGAAATCATGTTTTTAACAATGGAAACAGAAAAAACATTAGTTTACATATAACGGATTATGATGCGTCTAATCCGAATGTAGGAGATCAGTTGTATATTACTTTTTCGAGAGTAGGGTTTAATAACGGGTCTTTGGGCTGGGGTAATGATATGGTTACAGATCTGCTAACAGTTACATCTTCGGAGTTTGTTGCAGGAGAAGCTATTGTTACAGTAGATATTCCGGCAGGTACTGTTCCTGTAGATCAAACGGCTGGTTATGAAAACGGGTATTTATGGGTGCTTCAGATTGTCGGTTCTAATGCTGATGGTAATACTTATATAAACTATGTGGTAGATATAGAGGAAGAGATATTAAATGCAAAAAGTTTTAACAAAAATAAATTGTCTGCAATTTATAATGCAAGCACTGAAGCTATTGTAATTAATGATATTAATATAGTGGGTGATTATGCGATTTATGATTTAACTGGTCGTAGCGTATTAAATGGCGTTATTTCAAATAAAATTAGTGTTGCTACTTTAAATTCTGGGCTGTATATATTGTCTACTGAAAGTGGTACTTTAAAATTTGTTAAATAA